The following is a genomic window from Anopheles aquasalis chromosome 3, idAnoAquaMG_Q_19, whole genome shotgun sequence.
TGTTGATTGCATTcgcgttccgttttcctttccccccccccccccccccctacagCTCTACCTGTCACAGTTCGGTTACCTGAGCCCCAAGTATCGCAATCCGACGAGCGGTAACCTGCTGGATCAGGACACCTGGGAGAAGGCGATCATGGAGTTCCAGAGCTTCGCCGGGCTCAACGTGACCGGCGAGCTGGACACCGAGACGATGCAACTGATGTCACTGCCCCGGTGCGGTGTCAAGGATCGTGTCGGATTCGGGTCGGATACGCGCTCGAAACGGTACGCACTCCAAGGCAGCCGCTGGAAGGTGAAGGATCTCACGTATCGCATTTCCAAGTATCCGAAACGGCTCGAGAGGACCGCCGTGGACAACGAGATCGCGAAAGCATTCGGCGTTTGGAGTCGCTATACGGATTTGCGCTTCACTCCGAAGCGATCCGGTGCGGTTCACATCGACATTCGGTTCGAGGAGAACGAGCACGGTGACGGGGATCCGTTCGATGGTCCGGGTGGTACCCTGGCCCACGCTTACTTCCCCGTGTACGGTGGTGATGCACATTTCGACGATGCCGAACAGTGGACGATCGATAAGCCGCGTGGTACGAATCTGTTCCAGGTAGCGGCACACGAGTTTGGCCATTCGCTCGGTTTGAGCCACTCGGATGTGCGGTCTGCCCTGATGGCACCGTTCTATCGTGGGTACGACCCGGTGTTCCAGCTGGATTCCGATGATGTAACGGTGAGTGCAAAGCGGGACGTGCGCTTTCCTCcagtttattgcattttctctccctttttctcgccGCGCTCTGCTCCCAAAAAGGCAATCCAAACACTATACGGTCCGAGGACacgaaacggtggtggtggtggtgcaggaggTGGAGGCGCCGGTGATAGTGGTACGCCAACGCGCACGCCAAAACCGAAGGACACACCGAAGGACTTTGATTCGGAGCTGTGCAGCACACCGAAGATCGATGCCGTTTTCAACACTGCCGATGGGAGCACGTACGCGTTCAAGGGTAACAACTACTACAAGCTGACGGAGAACGCGGTGGCCGAGGGTTACCCGAAGAAGATCAGCGAAGGCTGGCCAGGACTACCGGGTAAGTGGTCAGCACGGTGATCCAGATGCGACCATGCGTGGATATCAGCATTCTAACGGCGTGGTGTTCCCACACAATCCACAACAGGCAACATCGATGCTGCCTTCACGTACAAGAACGGCAAGACTTACTTCTTCCAGGGCACCAAGTACTGGCGGTACCAGGGCCGCCAGGTGGACGGTGACTATCCGAAGGAGATCAGCGACGGTTTCACCGGCATCCCGGACCATCTGGATGCGGCCATGGTGTGGAGTGGTAACGGAAAGATCTACTTCTACAAGGGCAGCAAATTCTGGCGCTTCGACCCACTGAAACGGCCACCGGTCAAGTCCACCTACCCGAAACCGATCTCCAACTGGGAGGGCGTACCGAACAACATCGATGCCGCCCTGCAGTACACCAACGGGTACACCTACTTCTTCAAGGATGACAAGTACTATCGGTTTAACGATAGAACGTTCACGGTAAGGCCACCTCCACAGTGATGCGTTACCAGAATTGCTAAGCAGCGTCACGTTCCGGTCAacgctagagagagagagagagagagagagagggaggaatcGCTGCTAATAATCGCTACCACTTCACCACGGCTTTGCTTGCAGGTTGATCAGTCCGATCCACCGTTCCCGCGTCCGACGGCCCACTGGTGGTACGGCTGCAAGAACACTCCCTCGACCTTCAACACACTAGGTAATGTACGGTTGGAGAAATCCGACGAACATCCCGATGGTTACGCCGATTTGAATCCGGATGCCGGTAAGTGAAACCGACCGCCGTTTCCCACTGTAACCGATCGCgcgtcccccttttttcttgcgTCGCCCCAAGAATCGAGAATTACTCGCCCCAAAAGAACtcctttttctcactctctctatctctctcttcttctgtaTCCACCACTTGCGGTTGAGTTGCTAGAGCGTCCACTCTGCGGTCCTTGTCCCGTGTCTCTTTTCTAAC
Proteins encoded in this region:
- the LOC126579056 gene encoding stromelysin-3 isoform X3, with the translated sequence MMLRNRRDCRSSSCCCGLLGVTLLLATILASSTTTATPIRATPQAELYLSQFGYLSPKYRNPTSGNLLDQDTWEKAIMEFQSFAGLNVTGELDTETMQLMSLPRCGVKDRVGFGSDTRSKRYALQGSRWKVKDLTYRISKYPKRLERTAVDNEIAKAFGVWSRYTDLRFTPKRSGAVHIDIRFEENEHGDGDPFDGPGGTLAHAYFPVYGGDAHFDDAEQWTIDKPRGTNLFQVAAHEFGHSLGLSHSDVRSALMAPFYRGYDPVFQLDSDDVTAIQTLYGPRTRNGGGGGAGGGGAGDSGTPTRTPKPKDTPKDFDSELCSTPKIDAVFNTADGSTYAFKGNNYYKLTENAVAEGYPKKISEGWPGLPGNIDAAFTYKNGKTYFFQGTKYWRYQGRQVDGDYPKEISDGFTGIPDHLDAAMVWSGNGKIYFYKGSKFWRFDPLKRPPVKSTYPKPISNWEGVPNNIDAALQYTNGYTYFFKDDKYYRFNDRTFTVDQSDPPFPRPTAHWWYGCKNTPSTFNTLGNVRLEKSDEHPDGYADLNPDAEALFLSVSLYTFLNLCVDSSRTMASMKNKRW
- the LOC126579056 gene encoding matrix metalloproteinase-14 isoform X6 translates to MMLRNRRDCRSSSCCCGLLGVTLLLATILASSTTTATPIRATPQAELYLSQFGYLSPKYRNPTSGNLLDQDTWEKAIMEFQSFAGLNVTGELDTETMQLMSLPRCGVKDRVGFGSDTRSKRYALQGSRWKVKDLTYRISKYPKRLERTAVDNEIAKAFGVWSRYTDLRFTPKRSGAVHIDIRFEENEHGDGDPFDGPGGTLAHAYFPVYGGDAHFDDAEQWTIDKPRGTNLFQVAAHEFGHSLGLSHSDVRSALMAPFYRGYDPVFQLDSDDVTAIQTLYGPRTRNGGGGGAGGGGAGDSGTPTRTPKPKDTPKDFDSELCSTPKIDAVFNTADGSTYAFKGNNYYKLTENAVAEGYPKKISEGWPGLPGNIDAAFTYKNGKTYFFQGTKYWRYQGRQVDGDYPKEISDGFTGIPDHLDAAMVWSGNGKIYFYKGSKFWRFDPLKRPPVKSTYPKPISNWEGVPNNIDAALQYTNGYTYFFKDDKYYRFNDRTFTVDQSDPPFPRPTAHWWYGCKNTPSTFNTLA
- the LOC126579056 gene encoding matrix metalloproteinase-14 isoform X5, with translation MMLRNRRDCRSSSCCCGLLGVTLLLATILASSTTTATPIRATPQAELYLSQFGYLSPKYRNPTSGNLLDQDTWEKAIMEFQSFAGLNVTGELDTETMQLMSLPRCGVKDRVGFGSDTRSKRYALQGSRWKVKDLTYRISKYPKRLERTAVDNEIAKAFGVWSRYTDLRFTPKRSGAVHIDIRFEENEHGDGDPFDGPGGTLAHAYFPVYGGDAHFDDAEQWTIDKPRGTNLFQVAAHEFGHSLGLSHSDVRSALMAPFYRGYDPVFQLDSDDVTAIQTLYGPRTRNGGGGGAGGGGAGDSGTPTRTPKPKDTPKDFDSELCSTPKIDAVFNTADGSTYAFKGNNYYKLTENAVAEGYPKKISEGWPGLPGNIDAAFTYKNGKTYFFQGTKYWRYQGRQVDGDYPKEISDGFTGIPDHLDAAMVWSGNGKIYFYKGSKFWRFDPLKRPPVKSTYPKPISNWEGVPNNIDAALQYTNGYTYFFKDDKYYRFNDRTFTVDQSDPPFPRPTAHWWYGCKNTPSTFNTLGNVRLEKSDEHPDGYADLNPDADTEALHPSICNARV
- the LOC126579056 gene encoding stromelysin-3 isoform X1; its protein translation is MMLRNRRDCRSSSCCCGLLGVTLLLATILASSTTTATPIRATPQAELYLSQFGYLSPKYRNPTSGNLLDQDTWEKAIMEFQSFAGLNVTGELDTETMQLMSLPRCGVKDRVGFGSDTRSKRYALQGSRWKVKDLTYRISKYPKRLERTAVDNEIAKAFGVWSRYTDLRFTPKRSGAVHIDIRFEENEHGDGDPFDGPGGTLAHAYFPVYGGDAHFDDAEQWTIDKPRGTNLFQVAAHEFGHSLGLSHSDVRSALMAPFYRGYDPVFQLDSDDVTAIQTLYGPRTRNGGGGGAGGGGAGDSGTPTRTPKPKDTPKDFDSELCSTPKIDAVFNTADGSTYAFKGNNYYKLTENAVAEGYPKKISEGWPGLPGNIDAAFTYKNGKTYFFQGTKYWRYQGRQVDGDYPKEISDGFTGIPDHLDAAMVWSGNGKIYFYKGSKFWRFDPLKRPPVKSTYPKPISNWEGVPNNIDAALQYTNGYTYFFKDDKYYRFNDRTFTVDQSDPPFPRPTAHWWYGCKNTPSTFNTLGNVRLEKSDEHPDGYADLNPDAAGTDERPAPDEYSGDSGSGGAATTSTIPAFSIVLSITLFLATLAMWRN
- the LOC126579056 gene encoding matrix metalloproteinase-14 isoform X2, producing MMLRNRRDCRSSSCCCGLLGVTLLLATILASSTTTATPIRATPQAELYLSQFGYLSPKYRNPTSGNLLDQDTWEKAIMEFQSFAGLNVTGELDTETMQLMSLPRCGVKDRVGFGSDTRSKRYALQGSRWKVKDLTYRISKYPKRLERTAVDNEIAKAFGVWSRYTDLRFTPKRSGAVHIDIRFEENEHGDGDPFDGPGGTLAHAYFPVYGGDAHFDDAEQWTIDKPRGTNLFQVAAHEFGHSLGLSHSDVRSALMAPFYRGYDPVFQLDSDDVTAIQTLYGPRTRNGGGGGAGGGGAGDSGTPTRTPKPKDTPKDFDSELCSTPKIDAVFNTADGSTYAFKGNNYYKLTENAVAEGYPKKISEGWPGLPGNIDAAFTYKNGKTYFFQGTKYWRYQGRQVDGDYPKEISDGFTGIPDHLDAAMVWSGNGKIYFYKGSKFWRFDPLKRPPVKSTYPKPISNWEGVPNNIDAALQYTNGYTYFFKDDKYYRFNDRTFTVDQSDPPFPRPTAHWWYGCKNTPSTFNTLGNVRLEKSDEHPDGYADLNPDAGTDERPAPDEYSGDSGSGGAATTSTIPAFSIVLSITLFLATLAMWRN
- the LOC126579056 gene encoding matrix metalloproteinase-14 isoform X4; amino-acid sequence: MMLRNRRDCRSSSCCCGLLGVTLLLATILASSTTTATPIRATPQAELYLSQFGYLSPKYRNPTSGNLLDQDTWEKAIMEFQSFAGLNVTGELDTETMQLMSLPRCGVKDRVGFGSDTRSKRYALQGSRWKVKDLTYRISKYPKRLERTAVDNEIAKAFGVWSRYTDLRFTPKRSGAVHIDIRFEENEHGDGDPFDGPGGTLAHAYFPVYGGDAHFDDAEQWTIDKPRGTNLFQVAAHEFGHSLGLSHSDVRSALMAPFYRGYDPVFQLDSDDVTAIQTLYGPRTRNGGGGGAGGGGAGDSGTPTRTPKPKDTPKDFDSELCSTPKIDAVFNTADGSTYAFKGNNYYKLTENAVAEGYPKKISEGWPGLPGNIDAAFTYKNGKTYFFQGTKYWRYQGRQVDGDYPKEISDGFTGIPDHLDAAMVWSGNGKIYFYKGSKFWRFDPLKRPPVKSTYPKPISNWEGVPNNIDAALQYTNGYTYFFKDDKYYRFNDRTFTVDQSDPPFPRPTAHWWYGCKNTPSTFNTLGTDERPAPDEYSGDSGSGGAATTSTIPAFSIVLSITLFLATLAMWRN